In Pseudoliparis swirei isolate HS2019 ecotype Mariana Trench chromosome 2, NWPU_hadal_v1, whole genome shotgun sequence, the following are encoded in one genomic region:
- the ndufa10 gene encoding NADH dehydrogenase [ubiquinone] 1 alpha subcomplex subunit 10, mitochondrial — MAALRVTRLLGPTAAAFSALSGARKAGVHTSSARSLRYGWLSYVLGERTTPRFNQNSRIITLDGNLCSGKGAMAQQLADSLGMLHMPEADTCYMDRMTGEKEPLPEDFNGMCSLERFYAEPRAADGNSYRLQLWMYTMRLLQYADAIEHLLTTGQGVVLERSPFSDFVFLDAMFNEGYIRRECVDHYNEIKGISLCEFLEPHMVIYLDLPAQEVQKKLQQSGKNVPLSYLKSIEQSYKDSFLPLMSEKTDVLAYDMTKALNVEMLVDDIKYPKFEGGPWAEQDDITYHQMRMLVEDKQRVAMLTHIPKFLPEITIGAHDFDEKYHAFRSLPGKKYSAGYNADVGDKLIWLK; from the exons ATGGCGGCGCTGCGCGTGACCCGGCTGCTCGGCCCGACGGCGGCGGCCTTCAGCGCGCTGAGCGGCGCGCGCAAA GCAGGTGTGCACACGAGCTCGGCGAGGAGCCTGCGGTACGGCTGGTTGTCCTACGTTCTCGGCGAGAGGACGACGCCGCGGTTCAACCAGAACAGCCGGATCATCACGCTGGACGGCAACCTGTGCTCGGGGAAAGGAGCGATGGCCCAGCAGCTGGCCGACAGCCTGG GTATGCTCCACATGCCGGAGGCGGACACCTGCTACATGGACCGCATGACGGGCGAGAAGGAGCCGCTGCCCGAGGACTTCAACGGGATGTGCAGCCTGGAGCGCTTCTACGCCGAGCCCAGGGCCGCCGACGGGAACAGCTACCGGCTGCAGCTGTGGATGTACACCATGCGGCTGCTGCAGTACGCCGACGCCATCGAGCACCTGCTCACCACAG gcCAAGGCGTGGTGCTGGAGCGCTCTCCCTTCAGCGACTTCGTCTTCCTGGACGCCATGTTCAACGAGGGCTACATCAGGCGCGAGT GTGTGGATCACTACAACGAGATCAAGGGCATCAGCCTCTGTGAGTTCCTGGAGCCTCACATGGTCATCTACCTGGACCTGCCGGCCCAGGAGGTTCAGAAGAAGCTGCAGCAGAGCGGCAAG AACGTTCCGCTGTCGTACCTGAAGAGCATCGAGCAGAGCTACAAGGACTCCTTCCTGCCCCTGATGAG cGAGAAGACGGACGTGCTGGCCTACGATATGACCAAAGCCCTGAACGTCGAGATG CTGGTCGACGACATCAAATACCCAAAGTTTGAGGGCGGGCCGTGGGCGGAGCAGGACGACATCACCTACCACCAGATGAGGATGct CGTGGAAGACAAGCAGCGGGTGGCGATGTTGACCCACATACCGAAGTTCCTCCCAGAGATCACCATCGGGGCGCACGACTTTGACGAGAAGTACCACGCCTTCAGATCG CTCCCCGGCAAGAAGTACTCGGCTGGTTATAACGCCGATGTTGGAGATAAACTGATCTGGCTGaagtga